One Streptomyces sp. V4I8 genomic window carries:
- a CDS encoding HNH endonuclease family protein, which yields MSKFYARQRVSILAALTGLIASVGLFNGPTASAALPTPVSATTARTYLASLTVAAEDRTGYDRDLFPHWITQSGTCNTREVVLKRDGTNVVQDSACAATSGSWYSVYDGATWTAASDLDIDHLVPLAEAWDSGADSWTTSRRQSFANDLTRPQLIAVTDNVNQAKGDQDPATWMPSRTAYRCTYVRAWVQVKYYYDLSVDSAEKSALTNYLASC from the coding sequence ATGTCGAAGTTCTACGCGCGTCAACGCGTCAGCATACTCGCGGCGCTGACCGGCCTCATAGCCTCCGTCGGACTTTTCAACGGCCCGACCGCCTCCGCCGCGCTCCCCACGCCCGTCAGCGCCACCACCGCCCGCACCTACCTCGCCTCGCTCACCGTGGCCGCCGAGGACCGCACCGGCTACGACCGCGACCTCTTCCCGCACTGGATCACCCAGTCCGGCACCTGCAACACCCGCGAGGTCGTCCTCAAGCGCGACGGCACGAACGTCGTCCAGGACTCCGCCTGCGCCGCCACCAGCGGCAGCTGGTACTCCGTCTACGACGGCGCCACCTGGACCGCCGCCTCCGACCTCGACATCGACCACCTCGTCCCGCTGGCCGAGGCCTGGGACTCCGGCGCCGATAGCTGGACCACCTCCCGGCGCCAGTCGTTCGCCAACGACCTGACCCGGCCGCAGCTGATCGCGGTCACCGACAACGTCAACCAGGCTAAGGGCGACCAGGACCCGGCCACCTGGATGCCGTCGCGCACGGCCTACCGCTGCACCTACGTCCGCGCCTGGGTCCAGGTGAAGTACTACTACGACCTCTCGGTCGACTCGGCGGAGAAGTCCGCCCTCACGAACTACCTCGCGAGCTGCTGA
- a CDS encoding DUF4097 family beta strand repeat-containing protein: MARTVAARVAVAGVVVALVTGVAGCASAGDDKEPEHRSFALEGRTLTIDSDDSALEIVAGDRDKGDTVEVTRWFQGKVAIGSDPKVTWSMEDDRLVLREKCSGMIANCSTKHRIEVPYGVTVKVEDGDGSVRARGFRDALSVRTGDGSVRVTDSSGPLDLRTGDGSVRVSDVSSRQVRAQTGDGSVRLELGTVPDLVETRSGDGSVTIELPRATYRVTTETGDGSVDVSVPRDDTSSHVVSAHTGDGKVTVRTAN; encoded by the coding sequence ATGGCCCGTACCGTTGCCGCTCGTGTCGCCGTCGCCGGAGTCGTGGTGGCGCTCGTCACCGGGGTCGCCGGCTGTGCCTCCGCGGGGGACGACAAGGAGCCCGAGCACCGGTCCTTCGCCCTGGAGGGGCGGACGCTGACGATCGACTCCGACGACTCGGCGTTGGAGATCGTGGCCGGCGACAGGGACAAGGGCGACACGGTCGAGGTGACCCGGTGGTTCCAGGGGAAGGTCGCGATCGGGTCGGATCCGAAGGTGACCTGGTCGATGGAGGACGACCGGCTGGTGCTGCGGGAGAAGTGCTCGGGCATGATCGCGAACTGCTCGACGAAGCACCGTATCGAGGTGCCGTACGGCGTCACCGTGAAGGTCGAGGACGGGGACGGGAGCGTGCGGGCGCGGGGGTTCCGGGATGCGTTGAGCGTGCGTACGGGGGACGGGTCCGTGCGTGTCACCGACTCCAGTGGGCCGCTGGACCTGCGGACGGGAGATGGGTCGGTGCGTGTTTCCGACGTGTCCTCGCGGCAGGTCAGGGCACAGACCGGTGACGGCTCGGTCCGGCTCGAACTGGGCACCGTGCCGGACCTGGTGGAGACCCGCAGCGGCGACGGTTCGGTGACGATCGAGCTGCCTCGGGCGACGTACCGCGTGACGACCGAGACCGGTGACGGCTCGGTGGATGTGTCCGTGCCCCGGGACGACACCAGCTCCCATGTGGTCTCCGCCCACACCGGCGACGGAAAAGTCACGGTGCGAACCGCGAACTAA
- a CDS encoding DoxX family protein, with product MTGRLNSAQPYAIGLFRIVVGLLFACHGANSLFGTFGGETVEAGTWPGWFAAVIELVGGSLVLLGLGTRAAAFISSGAMAYAYFKVHQPQALWPIENSGEGAAMYCWAMFLLIFTGSGAFGLDRLFAKRSEAQSRTAADKTPVAA from the coding sequence ATGACCGGACGCCTTAACAGCGCCCAGCCGTACGCCATCGGCCTGTTCCGCATCGTCGTCGGCCTGCTCTTCGCCTGCCACGGCGCCAACTCGCTCTTCGGCACCTTCGGAGGCGAGACCGTCGAGGCCGGCACCTGGCCCGGCTGGTTCGCCGCAGTGATCGAACTCGTCGGCGGCAGCCTGGTCCTGCTCGGCCTCGGCACCCGCGCCGCGGCGTTCATCTCCTCCGGCGCCATGGCGTACGCGTACTTCAAGGTCCACCAGCCGCAGGCGCTGTGGCCCATCGAGAACAGCGGCGAGGGCGCCGCCATGTACTGCTGGGCCATGTTCCTGCTGATCTTCACGGGCTCCGGCGCGTTCGGCCTGGACCGGCTGTTCGCCAAGCGCTCCGAGGCACAGAGCCGGACGGCGGCCGACAAGACGCCGGTGGCGGCCTGA
- a CDS encoding TMEM165/GDT1 family protein yields MISFTVTAVVFGVVFLAELPDKTALAGLVLGTRYRASYVFAGVAAAFAVHVALAVAAGSVLTLLPQQIVHAVTGVLFLGGAAVLLMKQDEDEEEIRKPENQSFWKVSGAGFMLILVAEFGDLTQIMTANLAARYDDPLSVGLGAVLALWAVAGLGIVGGKALMRRVPLRLITKVAALLMLGLGVWSLWEAVAG; encoded by the coding sequence TTGATCAGCTTCACCGTGACGGCGGTCGTCTTCGGCGTCGTCTTCCTCGCCGAACTGCCCGACAAGACAGCGCTCGCCGGGCTCGTCCTCGGTACGCGCTATCGCGCCTCCTACGTCTTCGCCGGCGTCGCCGCCGCGTTCGCGGTCCATGTCGCGCTCGCCGTGGCGGCCGGCAGTGTGCTGACGCTGCTGCCGCAGCAGATCGTGCACGCGGTGACGGGTGTGCTCTTCCTGGGTGGCGCCGCGGTGCTGCTCATGAAGCAGGACGAGGACGAGGAGGAGATCCGCAAGCCCGAGAACCAGTCCTTCTGGAAGGTGTCCGGGGCCGGGTTCATGCTCATCCTGGTCGCCGAGTTCGGGGATCTCACGCAGATCATGACCGCGAACCTCGCGGCGCGTTACGACGACCCGCTGTCGGTCGGGCTCGGTGCGGTGCTGGCGCTGTGGGCCGTGGCGGGGCTCGGGATCGTCGGCGGGAAGGCGCTGATGCGGCGGGTGCCGTTGCGGCTGATCACCAAGGTGGCGGCGCTGCTGATGCTCGGGCTGGGTGTGTGGAGTCTTTGGGAGGCGGTTGCCGGGTGA
- a CDS encoding FAD/NAD(P)-binding protein: MRPTRPGVPPLSAPTSTPTPEPSTVSLALVGAGPRGTSVLERLCASAPELLPPGARLTVHVIDPAPPGPGRVWRTAQSPDLLMNTVASQVTLFTDDSVDCSGPIRPGPSLYDWAAGELGPDEYPTRAHYGRYLEWVFAQVVRDAPAAVRVETYAARAVRLDEAPDGGQVLTLDDGRVLPGLSAVVMAQGHLPTAADATQRRLTSHAERHGLRYVAPANPADVDLSRVSPGEPVLLRGLGLNFFDHMALLTTGRGGRFVREEGEGLRYVPSGEEPRLYAGSRRGIPYQARGDNAKGPYGRHLPLVLTPEVIAGFRKRADSGEAPDFLAEIWPLVAKEVETVYYTALIRLISPVPPGPGVRRPGFQEFTERFLAVPHRDPREADLLTEFGVPERERWSWDRISRPYTGCEFTDPGQWRGWLLAYLREDAAQAARGNVHGPLKSALDVLRDLRNELRLIVDHGGLTGTSRRDHLDRWYTPLNAFLSIGPPRRRVEELVALVEAGVVEVLGPRLEVREEEGAWVAHSPEVPGSAVRATTLVEARLPEPDLRRSADDLLARLLKTGQCRPHLVDGHETGGVDVTQRPYHLIDRQGQAHARRFAFGVPTEGVHWVTAAGARPGVDSVTLSDADAVARAALRAVTAGTYGDSGAEMCPNVELASVD; this comes from the coding sequence ATGCGCCCCACACGCCCGGGAGTCCCCCCTTTGTCTGCACCGACCTCCACACCGACTCCTGAGCCCTCCACGGTCTCCCTCGCCCTGGTCGGCGCCGGCCCCCGCGGCACCAGCGTCCTGGAACGGCTCTGCGCCTCCGCTCCCGAACTCCTCCCGCCCGGGGCGCGCCTCACGGTCCATGTCATCGACCCGGCGCCGCCCGGCCCCGGACGCGTGTGGCGGACCGCGCAGTCGCCCGACCTGCTGATGAACACGGTGGCCTCGCAGGTCACGCTGTTCACCGACGACAGCGTGGACTGCTCGGGCCCGATCCGGCCCGGCCCCAGCCTGTACGACTGGGCGGCCGGTGAGCTGGGCCCGGACGAGTACCCGACCCGCGCCCACTACGGCCGGTACCTGGAGTGGGTGTTCGCGCAGGTCGTGCGGGACGCGCCGGCCGCGGTGCGGGTCGAGACGTACGCGGCCCGCGCGGTACGGCTCGACGAGGCGCCCGACGGCGGTCAGGTCCTCACCCTCGACGACGGCCGTGTCCTGCCCGGACTGTCCGCCGTGGTGATGGCGCAGGGGCATCTGCCGACGGCCGCCGACGCGACACAGCGCCGCCTCACGTCGCACGCCGAACGCCATGGTCTGCGCTACGTGGCCCCCGCGAACCCGGCCGACGTCGACCTGTCCCGCGTGTCCCCCGGCGAGCCGGTGCTGTTGCGCGGCCTGGGCCTCAACTTCTTCGACCACATGGCCCTGTTGACGACGGGCCGCGGCGGCCGCTTCGTCCGGGAGGAGGGCGAGGGCCTGCGCTACGTCCCCTCCGGCGAGGAGCCTCGTCTGTACGCCGGCTCGCGGCGCGGCATCCCGTACCAGGCACGCGGCGACAACGCGAAGGGGCCGTACGGCCGCCACCTCCCGCTCGTCCTGACGCCCGAGGTGATCGCCGGTTTCCGCAAGCGCGCGGACTCGGGCGAGGCGCCGGACTTCCTGGCGGAGATATGGCCGTTGGTGGCGAAGGAGGTGGAGACGGTGTACTACACGGCGCTGATACGGCTGATATCGCCGGTGCCTCCCGGACCGGGGGTGCGGCGGCCGGGGTTTCAGGAGTTCACCGAACGCTTCCTGGCCGTCCCTCACCGTGACCCCCGAGAGGCCGACCTGCTCACGGAGTTCGGCGTACCGGAGCGCGAGCGCTGGAGCTGGGACCGGATCTCCCGGCCGTATACGGGGTGCGAGTTCACGGATCCCGGGCAGTGGCGCGGCTGGCTGCTGGCGTATCTGCGCGAGGACGCCGCACAGGCCGCCCGGGGCAATGTGCACGGCCCGCTGAAGTCCGCCCTCGACGTGCTGCGCGACCTGCGCAACGAACTCCGCCTGATCGTCGACCACGGCGGCCTCACCGGCACCTCCCGCCGGGACCACCTGGACCGCTGGTACACCCCGCTCAACGCCTTCCTGTCCATCGGCCCGCCCAGGCGCCGCGTGGAGGAGCTGGTGGCCCTGGTGGAGGCGGGGGTGGTGGAGGTGCTCGGACCGCGGCTGGAGGTGCGGGAGGAGGAAGGGGCCTGGGTGGCGCACTCGCCGGAGGTGCCGGGCTCGGCGGTGCGGGCGACGACTCTCGTCGAGGCGCGCCTGCCGGAACCCGACCTGCGCCGGAGCGCCGACGACCTGCTCGCCCGGCTGCTGAAGACCGGGCAGTGCCGCCCGCACCTCGTGGACGGTCACGAAACGGGAGGGGTGGATGTAACACAACGGCCGTACCATCTGATCGACCGTCAAGGGCAGGCGCACGCACGGAGGTTCGCGTTCGGTGTGCCTACCGAGGGTGTGCACTGGGTGACGGCGGCGGGGGCGCGGCCGGGTGTGGATTCGGTCACCCTTTCGGACGCGGATGCGGTGGCGAGAGCGGCGCTACGTGCGGTTACTGCCGGGACGTATGGGGATTCCGGGGCTGAGATGTGTCCGAATGTTGAACTTGCAAGTGTTGATTAG
- a CDS encoding ketopantoate reductase family protein, with amino-acid sequence MTAQHTTADDRLTVAILGPGGIGGLLAGLLARSGHRVICLAGDETAKTLRTTGIQVRSARFGDFTAQVEADTELREPVDACLIAVKATTLDAALTRVPPTALGDALIVPFLNGVEHPETLRTRYRPDRVAPAVIRAESTRVAPGRIEHASPFAEIDLTGEAVPGDRLDALARALDTAGPTTRVLTDETAALWAKMSFLAPFALLTTRHALPLGDVRTRHREELTSLVEETAAVSRACGGPADPAQTLARYDAFPSSTKSSMQRDAEAGRPLELDAIGGALLRAAERHGVPVPVTTTLVRQLREAGH; translated from the coding sequence ATGACGGCGCAACACACGACAGCGGACGACCGACTCACCGTGGCGATACTGGGCCCGGGCGGCATCGGCGGCCTGCTCGCCGGGCTCCTGGCCAGGTCCGGCCACCGCGTCATCTGCCTGGCCGGCGACGAGACGGCCAAGACCCTGCGGACGACCGGCATCCAGGTCCGGAGCGCCCGCTTCGGGGACTTCACGGCCCAGGTCGAGGCGGACACCGAGCTCCGTGAACCGGTCGACGCCTGCCTGATCGCGGTCAAGGCCACCACCCTCGACGCGGCCCTGACCCGCGTCCCGCCCACCGCACTCGGCGACGCCCTGATCGTCCCCTTCCTGAACGGCGTGGAACACCCGGAGACCCTCCGCACCCGGTACCGCCCGGACCGTGTCGCCCCCGCCGTCATCCGCGCCGAGTCGACCCGCGTCGCCCCGGGGCGGATCGAGCACGCCAGCCCCTTCGCCGAGATCGACCTCACCGGCGAGGCGGTCCCCGGCGACCGTCTCGACGCCCTGGCGCGAGCCCTCGACACGGCCGGCCCCACCACCCGCGTCCTCACCGACGAGACGGCGGCCCTCTGGGCGAAGATGTCCTTCCTGGCCCCCTTCGCCCTGCTGACCACCCGCCACGCCCTCCCCCTCGGCGACGTACGCACGCGCCACCGCGAGGAGTTGACCTCCCTGGTCGAGGAAACCGCGGCCGTCAGCCGCGCCTGCGGCGGCCCCGCCGACCCGGCCCAGACCCTCGCCCGCTACGACGCCTTCCCCTCGAGCACGAAGTCGTCGATGCAGCGCGACGCCGAGGCCGGCCGCCCTCTCGAACTGGACGCCATCGGGGGCGCGTTGCTACGGGCGGCGGAGCGCCATGGGGTTCCCGTGCCGGTAACGACCACTCTGGTACGGCAGTTGAGGGAAGCCGGACACTAG
- a CDS encoding alkaline phosphatase D family protein has translation MAELRLGPLLRYADGSSATVWVEATRPCTAEVRGTAGAGGTSRTFQIAGHHYALIPVTGLTPGSSEAYEVLLDGMRVWPLPDSPFPPSVIRTPAADATEADTVRLAFGSCRWAAPPAGEKDPVGPDALDTLAARMAADPTGERPEVLVLLGDQVYADETSKATKRWLARRRDLSDPPGDEVADYEEYTHLYYESWLDPEVRWLLSTVPSCMIFDDHDVIDDWNTSAAWLADMRATSWWRERLLSGLMSYWVHQHLGNLSPAELAADPLYAAVREVPDGTDLLRAFASRADTDPSSVRWSYRRDFGRVRLLMVDTRAARVLEEGARSMLDPGQARWLREQALEGRGSYDHLLIGTSLPWLLPHLVHDVEAWNATLCRGDRGERWARFGEKLRRGADLEHWAAFPASFDALADLIAEAGSGAQAPATVCVLSGDVHHAYVAEPTWRHGGGPAARVFQLTCSPVHNAVPLAIRLGFRFGWSAVARALGRRFAGHGGCSRPPIDWRRTGGPWFGNQLMTLTLRGRSARLRLERAREDRRAGARLRTVMESELAR, from the coding sequence GTGGCCGAACTGCGCCTGGGACCACTGCTGAGGTACGCCGACGGCTCGTCCGCGACCGTCTGGGTCGAGGCGACCCGTCCCTGCACCGCCGAGGTGCGCGGCACGGCCGGCGCCGGGGGCACGTCCCGCACTTTCCAGATCGCGGGCCACCACTACGCCCTGATCCCGGTGACCGGCCTGACTCCGGGGTCCTCGGAGGCGTACGAGGTCCTCCTCGACGGCATGCGCGTATGGCCGCTGCCCGACTCTCCTTTCCCGCCCTCCGTCATCCGCACCCCCGCCGCGGACGCCACCGAGGCCGACACCGTCCGCCTCGCCTTCGGCTCCTGCCGCTGGGCCGCACCGCCGGCCGGTGAGAAGGACCCGGTCGGCCCGGACGCCCTGGACACACTGGCCGCCCGGATGGCGGCCGACCCGACGGGTGAACGGCCGGAGGTACTGGTACTGCTGGGCGACCAGGTGTACGCCGACGAGACCTCCAAGGCGACCAAGCGCTGGCTGGCCCGCAGGCGCGATCTGAGCGACCCGCCGGGTGACGAGGTCGCGGACTACGAGGAGTACACCCACCTCTACTACGAGTCCTGGCTCGACCCCGAGGTGCGCTGGCTGCTGTCGACCGTGCCCAGCTGCATGATCTTCGACGACCACGACGTCATCGACGACTGGAACACCTCCGCCGCCTGGCTCGCCGACATGCGGGCCACCTCCTGGTGGCGCGAGCGGCTGCTGAGCGGGCTGATGTCGTACTGGGTGCACCAGCACCTGGGGAACCTGTCGCCGGCCGAGCTGGCCGCCGACCCGCTCTACGCCGCCGTACGCGAAGTCCCCGACGGCACCGACCTGTTGCGCGCCTTCGCGAGTCGGGCGGACACCGACCCGTCCTCCGTGCGCTGGAGCTACCGGCGCGACTTCGGCCGCGTACGGCTGCTGATGGTGGACACGCGGGCGGCCCGGGTCCTCGAGGAGGGCGCGCGCTCCATGCTCGACCCTGGTCAGGCGCGCTGGCTGCGCGAGCAGGCACTGGAGGGCCGGGGTTCGTACGACCACCTCCTCATCGGCACCTCCCTGCCCTGGCTGCTGCCGCACCTGGTGCACGACGTCGAGGCGTGGAACGCCACCCTGTGCCGAGGTGACCGCGGGGAGCGCTGGGCGCGGTTCGGGGAGAAGCTGCGGCGGGGGGCCGACCTGGAGCACTGGGCGGCGTTCCCGGCGTCCTTCGACGCGCTGGCGGACCTGATCGCCGAGGCCGGGTCGGGGGCGCAGGCGCCGGCGACGGTGTGCGTGCTGTCGGGGGATGTGCATCACGCGTATGTGGCCGAACCGACCTGGCGGCACGGGGGCGGGCCCGCCGCCCGTGTCTTCCAGCTGACCTGCTCACCCGTCCACAACGCCGTCCCGCTGGCGATCCGGCTCGGCTTCCGCTTCGGCTGGAGCGCGGTGGCGCGGGCGCTCGGCCGGCGGTTCGCGGGGCACGGGGGCTGTTCGCGGCCACCGATCGACTGGCGCAGGACGGGCGGGCCGTGGTTCGGCAACCAGCTCATGACGCTGACGCTGCGCGGGCGTTCGGCGCGGCTGCGGCTGGAGCGGGCGCGGGAGGACCGGAGGGCGGGGGCGCGGCTGCGGACGGTGATGGAGTCCGAACTCGCCCGGTAA
- a CDS encoding DUF2277 domain-containing protein: MCRSIKTLRPPVLPEEATEEEIRAAALQYVRKVSGFRAPAAHNQEVFDRAVDLIAEATADLLDGLEVRGAAAARKAG, encoded by the coding sequence ATGTGCCGCAGTATCAAGACGCTTCGTCCGCCCGTGTTGCCCGAAGAGGCGACAGAGGAAGAGATCCGGGCCGCCGCCCTGCAGTACGTGCGCAAGGTCTCCGGCTTCCGGGCCCCGGCCGCGCACAACCAGGAGGTCTTCGACCGCGCCGTCGACCTGATCGCGGAGGCCACGGCCGACCTGCTCGACGGCCTGGAGGTGCGAGGGGCCGCGGCGGCGCGCAAGGCCGGGTAG
- a CDS encoding DedA family protein, translating into MLEGLEDVGSLTAAPWIYVVVALSVLLDVFVPILPSGVLVITAATAAAAGSGAATGQVPGEVPDLLALTLCAATASVLGDLVAYRLAWRGGARLDRAIARSRRLTSAQERLGTTLARGGGALVVLARFAPAGRSVVSLSAGATHRSPRDFLPWSALAGLTWATYSVALGYFGAQWLGATWLATAVSVGALFAAGAGATFLMRRKPA; encoded by the coding sequence GTGCTCGAGGGTCTCGAGGACGTGGGTTCGCTGACAGCGGCCCCATGGATCTATGTGGTGGTAGCACTGTCGGTCCTGCTGGACGTGTTCGTCCCCATCCTGCCCAGCGGCGTCCTGGTGATCACGGCCGCGACGGCGGCGGCCGCGGGCTCGGGTGCCGCGACCGGTCAGGTCCCCGGCGAGGTCCCGGACCTCCTGGCCCTGACGCTCTGCGCCGCGACGGCCTCCGTCCTGGGCGACCTGGTCGCCTACCGCCTCGCCTGGCGCGGCGGCGCCCGCCTGGACCGCGCGATCGCCCGCTCCCGCCGCCTGACATCAGCGCAGGAACGTCTCGGCACAACCCTCGCCCGAGGTGGCGGCGCCCTGGTCGTCCTGGCCCGCTTCGCCCCCGCCGGCCGCTCGGTCGTCTCCCTCAGCGCCGGCGCCACCCACCGCAGCCCCCGCGACTTCCTCCCCTGGTCCGCCCTGGCCGGCCTGACCTGGGCCACCTACAGCGTGGCCCTCGGCTACTTCGGCGCCCAGTGGCTGGGCGCGACATGGCTGGCTACGGCGGTCTCGGTGGGGGCACTGTTCGCCGCGGGGGCGGGGGCGACGTTTCTGATGCGCCGGAAGCCGGCGTAG
- a CDS encoding peptidoglycan-binding protein produces the protein MTERTGAKGPEDREGPIGRTGHPCPECGTPRDADNTPSCDCGQRASEAARDARTAEAAAAEDFDPLRIRPYVDLEAADDNATPAPAPGPHDETMPLRPIPPAAPTPMPPSPPGTRDLRLFEPAAAEDGTGADAPDRAAATRHRRARTVLLGTGGALVAVIAAAGLASGLFAYEKPSRDTALPDDVRASVPAPSTSEASEPPSPAERSTRPAPPPAPPSPTESVPPSPSPSRSGASPTPTPSTEPTTTAPSATEAADSQEESAAARDPEPPTLRRGDRGSEVTELELRLTQLGLYTREARGSYNEGVEDAVSRYQWARGVQPEEYGVYDLATRERLESETTDP, from the coding sequence GTGACAGAGCGGACAGGCGCGAAGGGTCCGGAAGACCGGGAGGGACCGATAGGCCGGACCGGTCACCCCTGCCCGGAGTGCGGTACGCCGAGAGACGCCGACAACACCCCGTCGTGCGACTGCGGCCAACGCGCCTCCGAGGCCGCCCGAGACGCCCGTACGGCGGAAGCGGCCGCGGCCGAGGACTTCGATCCGCTACGGATACGGCCATACGTGGACTTGGAGGCCGCCGACGACAACGCCACCCCCGCCCCCGCTCCCGGCCCCCATGACGAAACGATGCCGCTGCGGCCGATACCGCCGGCCGCCCCGACACCGATGCCGCCCTCCCCACCGGGCACACGGGACCTGCGCCTGTTCGAGCCGGCCGCGGCCGAGGACGGCACCGGAGCGGACGCCCCGGACAGAGCGGCTGCGACCCGCCACCGCCGTGCGCGCACCGTCCTGCTCGGCACGGGCGGCGCGCTCGTGGCCGTGATCGCGGCGGCGGGCCTGGCGAGCGGCCTGTTCGCGTACGAGAAGCCGTCACGGGACACGGCACTGCCGGACGACGTACGGGCAAGCGTCCCCGCGCCGTCGACGAGCGAGGCGTCGGAGCCGCCCTCCCCCGCGGAGAGGTCGACGCGGCCGGCACCGCCGCCCGCACCCCCGTCCCCCACGGAGAGCGTGCCCCCCTCACCGTCCCCGTCACGATCCGGCGCGTCCCCGACCCCGACGCCCTCGACGGAACCGACGACCACCGCCCCCTCGGCCACGGAGGCCGCCGACTCCCAGGAGGAGTCCGCCGCGGCCCGAGACCCCGAGCCCCCGACCCTGCGCCGCGGCGACAGGGGCTCCGAGGTCACCGAACTCGAACTACGCCTGACCCAACTCGGCCTCTACACGCGGGAGGCCAGGGGCAGCTACAACGAGGGCGTCGAGGACGCGGTGAGCAGGTACCAGTGGGCGCGGGGGGTGCAGCCGGAGGAGTACGGGGTGTACGACTTGGCCACGCGGGAGCGGCTGGAGTCGGAGACGACGGATCCGTGA
- a CDS encoding HAD family hydrolase, which yields MPATPVSSVPAAPTVLTARALLLDMDGTLVNSDAVVERIWRRWAERHGLDGDEVMKVVHGRQGYASMALLLPDRPMEQNHADNARMLAEETADVEGVVPIPGAPEFLASLEGLPHALVTSADVPLSTARMAAAGLELPDVRVTAESVGASKPDPEGFLKGAAELGVAPEDCVVFEDSGAGIQAGRSAGMRVVGVGPRAGLHGPDVVVADLRQVRVEAVAGAGIRVVVA from the coding sequence ATGCCGGCCACCCCTGTGTCCTCCGTGCCCGCCGCGCCCACCGTCCTCACCGCCCGTGCCCTTCTGCTCGACATGGACGGCACCCTCGTCAACTCGGACGCCGTCGTGGAACGGATCTGGCGGCGCTGGGCCGAGCGGCACGGGCTGGACGGCGACGAGGTGATGAAGGTCGTGCACGGGCGGCAGGGGTACGCCTCCATGGCCCTGCTGCTGCCCGACCGGCCGATGGAGCAGAACCACGCGGACAACGCGCGCATGCTTGCCGAGGAGACGGCGGACGTGGAGGGCGTGGTGCCGATTCCGGGCGCGCCGGAGTTCCTGGCCTCGCTGGAGGGGCTCCCGCACGCGCTCGTGACGTCGGCCGACGTCCCGCTGTCCACGGCGCGGATGGCTGCCGCCGGGCTGGAGCTGCCGGACGTGCGCGTGACCGCGGAGTCGGTGGGCGCGAGCAAGCCGGACCCGGAGGGCTTTCTGAAGGGGGCGGCCGAGCTGGGGGTCGCGCCGGAGGACTGTGTGGTCTTCGAGGACTCCGGGGCCGGGATTCAGGCGGGGCGCTCCGCGGGGATGCGGGTGGTGGGCGTCGGTCCGAGGGCGGGCCTCCACGGGCCGGACGTGGTGGTGGCGGACTTGCGGCAGGTGCGGGTCGAGGCTGTGGCGGGTGCGGGGATTCGGGTGGTTGTCGCCTGA